The following are encoded together in the Halobaculum limi genome:
- a CDS encoding tyrosine-type recombinase/integrase translates to MPREESSKNRENWIVALKEETSQILKRWLDERETREKYDGRNALWLTMYGNRYNKDSFRDVFRKIASEAGLDLENRDLTPYSIRHSTATYVAEQEGLAVAAAQCRHKSKRTTEKYEHSSTTRQQDAVNNID, encoded by the coding sequence ATACCCCGAGAAGAAAGCAGCAAGAACCGGGAGAACTGGATAGTCGCACTCAAAGAAGAAACCAGTCAAATCCTGAAAAGGTGGCTCGACGAGAGGGAGACTCGGGAGAAGTACGACGGTCGGAACGCGCTCTGGCTCACAATGTACGGCAACCGCTACAACAAAGACAGCTTCAGAGACGTCTTCCGGAAAATCGCCTCAGAAGCCGGACTCGACCTCGAAAACCGAGACCTAACACCATACAGCATCAGACACAGTACTGCGACCTACGTAGCCGAACAAGAAGGACTCGCAGTAGCCGCCGCACAATGCCGCCACAAATCCAAACGCACCACTGAAAAATACGAACACAGCTCCACCACCCGGCAACAAGACGCAGTCAACAACATAGACTGA